The Bdellovibrio sp. GT3 genome contains the following window.
TCGACAACCATGGTCTTTGTTTTGAGTGTTAAGAATCCCAATAAAATTGATCTTAAAGTCGAAGAGTTGACCTATGAGGTTCAGCTGGATCAAAAAGAATTTGCCAAAGCCACGACAGATAAACTGATCACGATTCCAGCGGGGCAGACTTCTCAAGTGGAACTACCATTGCCGGTGAGCTTCCTAAAAGCGATTGATGGCATCACTAAAGTTTTAAGCGGGCAGGATGTGGGTTATGAAATTCTGGGTGAAGCTAAAGTTTCAGGAATCAGATTGCCGTTTAACGAAAAAGGCCAATTCAATATGAATGGCCTTACTAAAAAAGAATAAAATGGGAAGCCGGGATTCGTTTCACACCCGCTGCGGTGGTGGGGGCTTCGTCTGAGTAAAATACGCGGCGAACGAACCAGCAATTATTTGTAATAAAATTTCATTTGCGGGTGTTTTCAGCGTGCACCACAGAGCTAACATTCAAATAAAATTTCCACATCGCGACCGTTGATGTTGGTTGTAAAATCACGCAGCCGTGGGTCTTTTAGAGTGTTTTAAATCCGATTCACAAGCGTTCTTCCATTGTGTTCTGGTCTTATAAAAGACCCAAATTCTGGTCCCAAAAAGTCGTGATATGGTTCCTTCAATTCCATACCCGCTACGGAGGTAAGAAATGAAGGACACTGCTTTTAAAATTGGTTACTTGTCGAATGTCGATTTGCTTGCGCGCTTCGGAAAGCTGGTGCAGACCGAGCGAAAGATCATGCACCTGGTATTGGAGTGCATCGCAGAAATAGATGCGCGAAAGTTATACTTGGAGAAGGCCTATCCAAGTCTTTATGAGTTTTTGATCGAAGCATTTGGATATAGCCCCTCGGCCGCCATCAGACGAATCGAAGCAGCGCGCCTTTTGCGTGAAGTTCCGGAGGTGGCGCAAAAGATCGAAAGTGGTTCTTTGAACTTATCACAGCTGTCGAAATTCCAGCAGGCCGTGCGAACTGTTCAAAAAATAGAAGATCGAAAATTAGATGTTCAAGAAAAGATAGAACTTTTGAGCCGCATTGAGAGCACCACTCAACAGCAAACCGAAGTGATTTTATGTCAGGCTTTGTCCTTGCCCATCATTGTAGAGAATAAACAGAAAATCCACGGAGACGAATCCGTCACGCTGACGATCACATTTAGCAAAGAG
Protein-coding sequences here:
- a CDS encoding LEA type 2 family protein, translating into MKYFVILIMAISLSGCSYFKDRYGQKPEIDLANIYFQNTTPLSTTMVFVLSVKNPNKIDLKVEELTYEVQLDQKEFAKATTDKLITIPAGQTSQVELPLPVSFLKAIDGITKVLSGQDVGYEILGEAKVSGIRLPFNEKGQFNMNGLTKKE
- a CDS encoding DUF222 domain-containing protein, translated to MKDTAFKIGYLSNVDLLARFGKLVQTERKIMHLVLECIAEIDARKLYLEKAYPSLYEFLIEAFGYSPSAAIRRIEAARLLREVPEVAQKIESGSLNLSQLSKFQQAVRTVQKIEDRKLDVQEKIELLSRIESTTQQQTEVILCQALSLPIIVENKQKIHGDESVTLTITFSKEQMAVLKRAQDLIAHAVPAKDWSEALTYLAQKEVRRRIVHTRCGGDLEKMA